The following DNA comes from Peribacillus sp. FSL E2-0218.
TATTCGACAGACTTCATTATATGATAGAATGCCCTCCTTTGCAAGGGTTATCAGGTTTAAAAGTTTGTCTTTTGGGTATTATGGATAATGTGGAAATTCATCCCTGATCGGCATAATTACAAATGAATTCAAAGAGGAAGGAGACTTGACCAGAAAATTGTCGAACAAATTATCACTTATAGGATTTGTTTTGTTTGACCTAAATTGACCAAAAAGTGTATCATACATACATAAAGAATTTAAAATGATTCTCTTAATCGAAGGAGGAAATGAACATGAATTTAATTCCTACAGTTATCGAACAAACAAGTCGTGGGGAGCGTGCCTACGATATTTACTCCCGTTTATTAAAAGACAGGATCATTATGCTGGGAAGCGGAATCGACGATAATGTTTCCAATTCCATTGTTGCTCAATTACTATTTTTAGAAGCGGAAAACCCTGAAAAAGATATCACATTATACATCAACAGCCCGGGCGGAAGCATCACTTCCGGTATGGCCATTTACGATACGATGCAATATATCAAACCTGATGTATCCACTGTATGCATTGGTATGGCCGCTTCCATGGGAGCCTTCCTATTGGCTGCTGGCGAAAAGGGCAAGCGCTATGCGTTGCCGAACAGTGAAGTCATGATTCACCAACCACTTGGAGGGGCGCAAGGACAAGCTACGGAAATCGAAATCGCTGCCCGCCGTATCCTTCACTTGAAAGATAAATTGAATCAGATTTTGGCAGAACGCACTGGCCAGCCTCTTGAAGTCCTTCAAAGAGATACGGAACGCGATAACTTCATGACATCCGAAAGAGCCCTTGAATACGGCTTGATTGACAAAGTCATCACTCGCAGCATCCTTGAGGATAAAAAAGATAAATAATGCAGCACAGCAAAAGGCCGCGAGAGCTTCGCGGCCTTTTAGCATGCCATGAAAAAAAGGATGCGCTTTTAGCATCCTCTTTCTTTAACTCTCTTGCTGAACGAATTCTTCCAATGCTTCCAGCGCTTCCTTCTCATCGCGCCCCTCAACGATCAGCTTCACGGATACGCCTGAACTG
Coding sequences within:
- the clpP gene encoding ATP-dependent Clp endopeptidase proteolytic subunit ClpP; protein product: MNLIPTVIEQTSRGERAYDIYSRLLKDRIIMLGSGIDDNVSNSIVAQLLFLEAENPEKDITLYINSPGGSITSGMAIYDTMQYIKPDVSTVCIGMAASMGAFLLAAGEKGKRYALPNSEVMIHQPLGGAQGQATEIEIAARRILHLKDKLNQILAERTGQPLEVLQRDTERDNFMTSERALEYGLIDKVITRSILEDKKDK